The Paenibacillus sp. FSL W8-0426 region GCCGCTCTCACTGCGGAGGAATCCATGGAAATGATCGAGGCCTGCCGGAAGCATGGGGTGTTATTTGCCGAAGCGATCATGTACCGATATCACCCCAAGCACAGGAGGGTGGAAGAGATTATTGCCAGCGGAGAAATCGGGCGCGTGCGCGCGATCCATGGCAATTTTACCTGCAATTCGGCAGATGATAAAGACAACGTCAGGTTCAAAGCGGAGATGGGCGGAGGCTCGCTGTTCGACCTGGGGGTATACCCCATATCCGCAGCGCGGATGTATCTTGGGCAGGAGCCCGAAGCTGTTACCGTAAATGCGTTTTTTTCGGAGGAACATGGCGGTGTGGACATGATGGCCTCCGGGCTTGTCGAGTTTCCGGGTTCCGTTTCGCTGACGTTCGACTGCGGCCTATGGGCATCAGGAAGAGCCGAAATGGAAATCCTCGGTACGGAAGGGCGGATTGAACTGCCCAAAGTGTTCGGTTGGGAAAACAGCGACATTCCGCCGCAAATTATTATACATTTGGATTCCGTCAGCCGCGAGGAGCGGGTGTCCGTGTCCAACTCTTACGTATTGCAGGCAGAAGCTTTTGCCGACGCGGTCCTTGACGGTAAACCGTTGCCGTTTACGCCGGAAAACACCATCAACAATATGCGTGTGATCGAAGCGTGCTTGCAGTCGGCCCGTACCCGGCAGCGAATCGTTCTGGACAGCCCGAATGCAAAATAAGCGGCATTCTGCGCCAGCAGGCGGATGCCCATTCCTGAATGTCAGAAAGGTAGACTCCATT contains the following coding sequences:
- a CDS encoding Gfo/Idh/MocA family oxidoreductase, encoding MQRRLQWGVLGASTIAKNAVMPAIQQSERGEVLALASRSLEKAKAVAEELNIARVYGSYDELIADPDIEAVYVPLPNHLHKEWTIKAAEAGKHVLCEKPAALTAEESMEMIEACRKHGVLFAEAIMYRYHPKHRRVEEIIASGEIGRVRAIHGNFTCNSADDKDNVRFKAEMGGGSLFDLGVYPISAARMYLGQEPEAVTVNAFFSEEHGGVDMMASGLVEFPGSVSLTFDCGLWASGRAEMEILGTEGRIELPKVFGWENSDIPPQIIIHLDSVSREERVSVSNSYVLQAEAFADAVLDGKPLPFTPENTINNMRVIEACLQSARTRQRIVLDSPNAK